ATCGATCTGGACTGGGAATATCCCGTTAATGGGGCATGGGGTCTGGTGGCCAGCTCGCCTGAAGACCGCGCGAACTTCACCTCATTGCTTAATGAATTGCGTAGCGCGTTGGGCAAACAAAAATTGCTTACCATCGCTGTGGCTGCAAACGTGAAAGGTCCGACAGAGTGGGTCGACATGAAAGCCATCGCACCCGCGCTTGATTACATCAACCTGATGGCCTACGACATGGCGTACGGCACTCAGTATTTCAACTCGAATCTTTATGATTCGAAAACCTGGCCGACGGTGGCGAAAGCGGATAAATACAGCGCTGATTATGTAGTGAATAACTACATCGCTGCAGGTATGAAACCTGCTCAGCTCAATCTCGGTATTGGTTTCTATGGTCGCGTTCCTAAGCGTGCAACGGAACCTGGCATCGACTGGGATAAAGCAGATGCGGCTAAAAACCCGGTTACACAACCCTATTTCGGCGCACCTGAGAAAGCGGTGTTCATGTCATTTGGCGTCGATCTGACGAAAGACAGTTACCTGAAGTACAACGATATTGTTAGCAAGATGCTCAATGATCCCCAAAAACGCTTTACCGAGCATTGGGACAACGACGCTCAGGTTCCGTATCTGACAATGAAATCAGCCGAGGGCAAAGACCTGTTTGCTATCTCTTACGAAAATCCACGTTCAGTGGCAGTCAAAGCGGAATACATCAAAGCGAAAGGCTTGGGCGGTGCGATGTTCTGGGAGTATGGCGCAGATGACAACAATCAATTGGCAAAAGAGTTAGCGAAAGATTTGGGGATTAAGACGGAGCATTAATTTCCAGATAAGACTGGGTGGCGCGACACCACCCAGCTTTTCAAATTTACAGCTTCACCGTCACAATCGGTGCGGGCGTAATTCCGAAGTCAGCTTTGAGCTGTTGTTTACTTTTCATCACCATCTGACCATTCGTGTCAATCGTCATGTGCTGAGCGTCGGTGTTGTGACGCGCCTGCCACATCATCACCAATTGCAGACTGTTCTCTTTTTGATCGGGTGTCAGTGCTACACCGTCAGGCCATTTCCCCAGCTCAACGGCAGTCGCCAGACGTTGATAAACTTCCGGTGTCATTGTGTCTAACATTTCATCCAGGTTCATCATTGGACAAGTTCCTGTGGAATAATTTGCTGAATCGATTTTTCAGCCTTCGATCTGCTCACCGTTTTTATCATCGGTGAAGTTTAACGACGCTGAGTTTACGCAGTAACGCTCGCCAGTAGGTTGCGGACCATCCGGGAAAACGTGACCCAAATGAGCTTCACAGTTACTGCAACGAATTTCAATCCGCTCCATACCGTGTGAGAAGTCCTTGATGTAGCGAATAGCGCTGTCACTGACTGGCTCATAGAAGCTAGGCCAGCCGCACCCTGAGTCATATTTTGACTCTGACATAAACAGTGGCGCATCACAGACCAGGCAGTGATAAACACCTTCACGCTTGTTATGCAGAAGACGCCCGGAGAACGGTGGC
The nucleotide sequence above comes from Buttiauxella selenatireducens. Encoded proteins:
- a CDS encoding glycoside hydrolase family 18 protein, which translates into the protein MVFTRKLLPLLAVIQIACAGVAQASSYLSVGYFNGGGDVTAGPGGDIDKLDVRQITHLNYSFGLIYNDEKDETNSALKDASKLHQIWLSPKVMSDLEKIPALRKQNPQLKVLLSVGGWGARGFSGAAATPENRAVFIRSAQDVIARYGLDGIDLDWEYPVNGAWGLVASSPEDRANFTSLLNELRSALGKQKLLTIAVAANVKGPTEWVDMKAIAPALDYINLMAYDMAYGTQYFNSNLYDSKTWPTVAKADKYSADYVVNNYIAAGMKPAQLNLGIGFYGRVPKRATEPGIDWDKADAAKNPVTQPYFGAPEKAVFMSFGVDLTKDSYLKYNDIVSKMLNDPQKRFTEHWDNDAQVPYLTMKSAEGKDLFAISYENPRSVAVKAEYIKAKGLGGAMFWEYGADDNNQLAKELAKDLGIKTEH
- a CDS encoding YeaC family protein yields the protein MNLDEMLDTMTPEVYQRLATAVELGKWPDGVALTPDQKENSLQLVMMWQARHNTDAQHMTIDTNGQMVMKSKQQLKADFGITPAPIVTVKL
- the msrB gene encoding peptide-methionine (R)-S-oxide reductase MsrB; this encodes MANQLPPDLSKKNLNEMQFYVTQKHGTEPPFSGRLLHNKREGVYHCLVCDAPLFMSESKYDSGCGWPSFYEPVSDSAIRYIKDFSHGMERIEIRCSNCEAHLGHVFPDGPQPTGERYCVNSASLNFTDDKNGEQIEG